One genomic segment of Desulforamulus reducens MI-1 includes these proteins:
- a CDS encoding ParM/StbA family protein, which translates to MSKVVAIDFGYREIKGVNSEGLEIKFPTAMAPYVKHPTAEGLEEVVTVTKPGYEPEMYFYGQKALDETGVGFTNDRDKHLHSGHDILMLAAARKLGYENGDTLVVGVPISYADQREALKTQLERLHGDVSVDGGKPKRISFNDVLVLRQGIVVFGLIPDLPNGTLISFDIGEHTTDVSTVKFKNGVIEPNPSKCFSLEYGYSKVVEAIQKEFQSKAGSPVSGEQARAIAEEGYVIYKLKKLDMTLEVLRAKEEIAKNIVKDAKKRLGEIADFAAGFYLCGGGADVLPLKELLPGAVIVDNPQTANARAYLQLAMSE; encoded by the coding sequence ATGTCAAAAGTAGTTGCTATTGATTTTGGGTACAGAGAAATTAAGGGAGTCAATTCCGAAGGATTAGAAATTAAATTTCCCACCGCCATGGCACCCTATGTAAAACACCCAACAGCCGAAGGATTGGAAGAGGTTGTTACCGTCACTAAACCTGGGTATGAACCAGAAATGTATTTCTATGGACAAAAAGCCTTGGATGAAACAGGTGTTGGTTTTACCAACGACCGGGATAAACATCTCCACTCCGGGCACGACATTCTGATGTTAGCGGCCGCAAGAAAATTAGGCTATGAAAACGGAGATACCTTAGTCGTTGGGGTGCCCATTAGCTATGCTGATCAAAGAGAGGCCCTCAAGACCCAACTGGAACGCCTGCATGGTGATGTAAGCGTAGATGGTGGAAAGCCAAAACGGATTTCTTTTAATGACGTCCTGGTGCTGCGCCAAGGAATTGTGGTCTTTGGCCTGATCCCTGATTTACCTAATGGGACACTCATCTCTTTTGACATCGGTGAACATACCACCGATGTGAGTACAGTCAAATTTAAAAATGGTGTAATCGAACCCAATCCCAGTAAATGCTTTTCACTGGAATATGGGTATTCAAAGGTAGTTGAAGCTATTCAAAAGGAGTTTCAATCTAAAGCTGGGTCCCCGGTCTCTGGGGAGCAGGCCAGGGCCATCGCGGAAGAAGGTTATGTGATTTATAAGCTAAAGAAACTTGATATGACACTAGAAGTCCTAAGGGCTAAAGAAGAAATTGCAAAAAATATCGTAAAAGATGCTAAGAAACGATTAGGTGAGATCGCTGACTTTGCTGCTGGTTTCTACTTGTGCGGTGGCGGTGCTGATGTATTACCTCTAAAGGAACTATTGCCAGGTGCAGTTATTGTAGATAACCCCCAGACCGCCAATGCCAGAGCCTATTTACAGTTGGCTATGAGTGAATGA
- a CDS encoding dolichyl-phosphate beta-glucosyltransferase: MLSIIIPAYNEESRIGTPLKEFRSLWGDAELIVVSDGSTDRTIEVVKKIWPEAKVIEIQNNIGKGFAVRQGVKEATGDIICIMDADGAAPPDEFRKLQQALTHCDIAIGCRPTSGRTFIRNLVGKCYGLIVRFTTGLKVKDTQCGFKVFKKDCAKEIFNACRVDGFGIDVESLLLAQHFGYKVTEVPINWREIPGSKVNLVKDSWRMFWELFKAINTVKRGMEDGRIGLSASVSAGHN, encoded by the coding sequence TTGCTAAGTATAATTATACCCGCCTACAATGAAGAATCCCGAATCGGAACACCCCTAAAAGAATTTAGGTCATTGTGGGGAGATGCCGAATTAATTGTTGTTTCGGATGGTTCTACGGATAGAACTATAGAGGTAGTCAAAAAAATATGGCCCGAGGCTAAGGTTATCGAAATTCAAAATAACATAGGTAAAGGATTTGCTGTTCGCCAGGGCGTTAAGGAAGCCACTGGTGATATTATTTGTATCATGGATGCGGATGGGGCAGCTCCACCTGACGAGTTTAGGAAACTGCAACAGGCTTTAACGCACTGTGATATTGCCATTGGGTGTCGTCCTACTTCAGGAAGAACTTTTATAAGAAACCTAGTTGGCAAGTGTTACGGCCTTATTGTTCGTTTTACCACTGGTCTCAAAGTAAAGGATACCCAGTGTGGTTTTAAAGTATTTAAAAAAGATTGTGCTAAGGAAATTTTTAATGCCTGTCGAGTTGATGGCTTTGGAATTGATGTGGAATCATTACTCTTAGCACAGCATTTTGGCTATAAGGTGACTGAGGTTCCTATTAACTGGCGAGAAATTCCCGGGTCAAAGGTTAATCTTGTTAAAGACTCTTGGCGTATGTTTTGGGAGTTGTTCAAGGCAATTAATACTGTGAAAAGAGGGATGGAAGATGGTCGGATTGGGTTATCTGCTTCTGTCTCTGCTGGCCATAATTAG
- a CDS encoding VanW family protein, with product MVGLGYLLLSLLAIISWKTGFSTSCGSNVCKQLAVGFFARPWILWGAFYYATAGILTLTFRKNFSVAAFLSTGTIFHMTLTYYVYQAEKSICPSCLLFLIAGLILTLMYVFKDFSRWDPKFLPGAGLGLLIVSVILLTLGYNNTGAQSQPAFAETKKTQPEETITITVNKPSSETSKKQETIPGEPEPLSFGSQVEVKTKHGEALKIDLNKKTALLVAWWCPHCDYALKNISKYYSNDRPYIVFCYNDGDQRDFIEKKLKSANLTDAEYYILEGDPPVDGVPTMVWWEKGKLKQGRAFEVSSSVQKLIGRAEIRIGKGNGAINAALSGEAINGKEIPPGGVFSFNETVGERTVERGYVAARQIISTPEGYDYADGIGGGICRTSTVLHKAVMAAGLLEVEHHSHSLPVDYEEDTAVAWGGWDYKFRNILSVPVTIKCQKINENLVVELWQN from the coding sequence ATGGTCGGATTGGGTTATCTGCTTCTGTCTCTGCTGGCCATAATTAGCTGGAAGACAGGGTTTTCTACTTCGTGTGGTAGTAATGTATGCAAACAATTGGCGGTTGGTTTTTTTGCCCGTCCATGGATACTATGGGGAGCTTTTTATTATGCTACGGCCGGTATTTTAACCCTTACATTTAGAAAAAATTTCTCAGTAGCAGCCTTCCTTTCAACCGGTACAATCTTTCATATGACACTTACCTATTACGTTTACCAAGCTGAAAAATCTATTTGTCCTAGTTGCTTGTTGTTTTTAATCGCTGGCTTAATTTTGACACTGATGTATGTATTCAAGGATTTCTCACGATGGGATCCAAAATTCTTACCAGGAGCTGGGTTAGGGCTTCTTATCGTTTCAGTTATACTATTAACCTTAGGCTATAACAACACAGGGGCTCAAAGCCAGCCAGCCTTTGCCGAAACAAAGAAAACACAACCTGAAGAGACAATAACTATTACTGTAAACAAACCGTCATCCGAAACAAGCAAAAAACAAGAGACAATACCAGGTGAGCCAGAGCCATTATCTTTTGGATCACAGGTAGAAGTAAAAACTAAACACGGGGAGGCATTAAAAATTGACTTAAATAAAAAAACTGCTCTATTAGTAGCCTGGTGGTGCCCCCATTGTGATTATGCCCTGAAAAATATCAGTAAGTACTATTCCAATGATAGACCCTATATTGTGTTTTGTTATAATGACGGGGACCAAAGGGATTTTATTGAAAAGAAGCTTAAATCGGCTAATTTAACTGATGCTGAGTATTATATTCTTGAAGGTGATCCGCCGGTTGATGGAGTGCCAACAATGGTTTGGTGGGAAAAAGGCAAACTTAAGCAAGGCCGTGCTTTTGAGGTTAGTTCTTCAGTGCAAAAACTAATAGGTCGGGCTGAGATAAGAATTGGTAAAGGGAATGGTGCAATAAACGCAGCCCTTTCAGGCGAAGCCATAAATGGTAAAGAAATACCCCCAGGCGGGGTATTTTCTTTTAATGAGACTGTAGGGGAAAGAACAGTCGAACGTGGTTATGTCGCAGCAAGACAAATCATAAGTACACCGGAAGGTTATGATTATGCAGATGGCATTGGCGGTGGTATTTGCAGGACTTCAACAGTGCTTCATAAAGCCGTGATGGCAGCAGGATTATTAGAGGTTGAACATCATTCCCATAGCCTGCCGGTGGATTATGAAGAAGATACAGCAGTGGCCTGGGGTGGCTGGGACTACAAATTTAGAAACATTCTTTCCGTTCCGGTAACGATAAAATGTCAAAAGATAAATGAGAATTTGGTGGTGGAGCTATGGCAGAACTAA
- a CDS encoding class I SAM-dependent methyltransferase, whose amino-acid sequence MKIMWLWYTRLARMAGFLFFEVIYLELYEGEGWYFKAREKFLRGNLTDVKPTTNVLDVGCGNGLVNHVLKHCNVTGIDSHPRYEGAITAAATAIPFSNSTFDAVTCFDVLEHIEDHEKAINEIARVLKPGGRGYFSVPLYPQLWSKHDELTGHVRRYRTGELYPLLNRSGLKVLKKQYFICSLLPLVFVIRLFFPSQKVSSTVKARPALEKLLLCLCQFDLYLRLPFGLTEFIEVRKEDGDC is encoded by the coding sequence ATGAAGATAATGTGGCTGTGGTATACAAGGCTCGCTAGAATGGCGGGCTTTTTATTTTTTGAGGTGATTTATTTGGAACTTTATGAAGGAGAAGGGTGGTACTTTAAGGCAAGAGAAAAATTTTTACGGGGAAATTTAACGGACGTAAAACCTACCACAAATGTCTTAGATGTTGGCTGTGGCAATGGTCTAGTGAACCATGTACTTAAACACTGTAATGTAACAGGGATTGATAGCCATCCCCGGTATGAAGGAGCCATAACTGCCGCGGCAACTGCTATACCGTTTAGTAACTCAACCTTTGATGCTGTTACTTGCTTCGATGTGCTAGAACACATTGAGGATCACGAAAAGGCTATTAATGAAATCGCCAGGGTTTTAAAACCAGGGGGAAGGGGTTACTTCTCGGTGCCATTATACCCCCAACTTTGGTCAAAACACGATGAGCTTACTGGACATGTCAGGCGATATAGAACTGGGGAACTTTACCCTTTGTTAAATAGGTCTGGATTAAAGGTGTTGAAAAAACAGTATTTTATTTGCTCTCTATTGCCCCTGGTCTTCGTAATAAGGTTATTTTTTCCTAGTCAAAAGGTAAGTTCTACCGTAAAGGCTAGACCTGCGTTAGAGAAACTATTGTTATGTCTATGCCAGTTTGACTTATATTTACGTTTACCCTTTGGGCTTACTGAGTTTATTGAAGTTAGAAAGGAGGATGGAGATTGCTAA
- a CDS encoding HD-GYP domain-containing protein, with translation MVLNRAIELIKPCPGLFDHAQDVARLVFNVAGTLGLDTSTLKTAALVHDVGKCTWPKELHIRYPLQPEDLKIIRTHPVIGEKILCDLWPDIPKKIRELVRWHHERPGGLGYPDQLHNPSIEVLVLASCDVFSAITSDRPYRVGTFPISEALMEVAKFAPPQIVAALADAVLKRCVNY, from the coding sequence ATGGTTCTAAACCGGGCGATAGAACTTATTAAACCTTGCCCGGGATTGTTTGATCATGCACAGGATGTTGCAAGGCTTGTATTTAATGTAGCCGGTACACTTGGACTCGATACATCAACTTTAAAGACAGCGGCTTTGGTCCATGATGTTGGTAAATGTACTTGGCCAAAGGAACTTCATATAAGATATCCTTTGCAACCAGAAGATCTTAAAATTATCCGTACCCACCCAGTTATTGGAGAGAAAATTCTTTGTGATCTATGGCCGGATATACCAAAGAAAATACGTGAATTAGTCCGGTGGCATCATGAACGTCCCGGAGGCCTAGGATATCCTGATCAGCTTCATAACCCATCAATAGAGGTTTTAGTTTTAGCATCCTGTGACGTGTTTTCAGCAATAACCTCTGATCGACCTTATAGAGTAGGCACTTTCCCGATTAGTGAAGCATTAATGGAAGTGGCTAAATTTGCCCCACCGCAGATTGTGGCTGCCTTAGCAGATGCCGTATTAAAACGGTGTGTAAATTATTAA
- the xerA gene encoding site-specific tyrosine recombinase/integron integrase: protein MLNYLVDQILGICGTNAEGQDDVEKQLRELLNGYVIKKASPDSNLADANQKLNMFLLSKKMEGLSEKTIDKYRKTILDFAKYVNKPLKRITTADIRTWLSNRDIKISTVRYRLAVLRSFYNYLLAEEIVAVDPTRRIKSPKLEKRIPKALNNDELEVLREGCNTLREKALLEIFYATGCRIGEVFGANKIDINWQERSLVVLGKGNKERIVFIGARAAHSLKKYLNSRQDNEDALFVTEKGKIQRLSVRSIQLIFKKIANRVVIHKNIYPHIFRHTLATALLNHGARLEDVQDLLGHTNPSTTQIYCKVSPERKKLAYNQHFVN, encoded by the coding sequence ATGCTCAATTATCTAGTGGACCAAATATTAGGAATATGCGGCACTAATGCGGAAGGACAAGATGATGTTGAAAAACAGCTTCGAGAATTACTGAATGGTTATGTAATAAAAAAAGCTTCACCTGATAGCAATCTGGCAGATGCTAACCAAAAACTTAACATGTTTTTATTGTCCAAAAAAATGGAGGGGCTTAGCGAAAAAACAATTGATAAATATCGCAAAACTATCCTGGACTTTGCAAAATACGTTAACAAACCTCTTAAAAGAATTACCACTGCCGACATTCGCACTTGGTTATCCAACCGGGATATAAAAATAAGTACTGTCCGGTACCGTCTGGCGGTGTTGAGAAGTTTTTATAATTACCTGTTAGCTGAAGAAATAGTTGCTGTTGACCCGACAAGAAGAATAAAGTCGCCAAAACTTGAAAAGCGTATTCCAAAGGCCCTAAATAATGATGAACTGGAGGTCTTAAGAGAAGGTTGCAATACTTTACGTGAAAAGGCACTTCTAGAAATCTTTTATGCAACAGGTTGCCGTATTGGGGAGGTGTTCGGGGCGAATAAAATAGATATAAATTGGCAAGAGCGGAGTTTGGTAGTATTGGGCAAAGGGAACAAAGAAAGGATCGTTTTTATCGGGGCTAGAGCAGCACACTCATTAAAGAAATATCTCAATAGTCGGCAAGACAATGAAGATGCCTTATTTGTTACAGAAAAAGGGAAAATCCAAAGGTTATCCGTACGTTCCATTCAACTGATATTTAAAAAAATTGCTAATCGGGTTGTTATCCACAAAAACATATACCCACATATTTTTAGACATACCTTAGCAACTGCATTACTAAACCACGGTGCTAGGCTTGAAGACGTTCAGGACCTGCTAGGGCATACAAATCCTAGCACTACTCAGATTTATTGTAAAGTTTCACCAGAGAGAAAGAAGTTAGCATACAATCAGCATTTTGTTAACTAG